A region from the Panicum hallii strain FIL2 chromosome 1, PHallii_v3.1, whole genome shotgun sequence genome encodes:
- the LOC112896970 gene encoding extensin-like, producing MATGASLQLTHDPVHQRAMARTAGPAPAPRLCASTPRHASTRRHQLARHARHSLRSHSRSSRACAAPWLRPALSSPGAAYSSTSRSSTRHTPAPPARAAPALAPFAQPPPAHTHQSRPALAPVRRRSSSRARPAPALQLPLARAAVPPPRRAAAAPATLAPAPVTHPSRPPTPPASAPSRPAPGCNRPPGALRRSLGLASAVRAPASLWRHLELEPPATPGAGAPRTPAAACLVEKRKGGRGSTPG from the coding sequence ATGGCCACCGGAGCTTCCCTGCAGCTTACGCACGATCCGGTCCACCAGCGCGCCATGGCCCGCACTGCCGGACCCGCTCCTGCACCGCGCCTGTGCGCATCCACACCGCGCCACGCCAGCACACGCCGCCACCAGCTCGCTCGGCACGCGCGCCACAGCCTTCGCTCCCACTCCCGCAGCTCGcgtgcctgcgccgcgccgtggcTCCGCCCAGCGCTCAGCTCTCCTGGGGCCGCCTACTCCAGCACGAGCCGCAGCTCCACCCGTCACACTCCAGCACCGCCTGCTCGCGCCGCTCCTGCTCTGGCACCATTcgcccagccgccgccagcTCACACGCACCAGAGCCGCCCTGCGCTCGCCCCTGTGCGCCgccgctccagctcccgcgcgcgcccggcgcccgcGCTCCAGCTCCCGCTCGCACGCGCCGCCGTTCCACCACCGCGTCGAGCCGCGGCCGCGCCAGCCACGCTAGCTCCCGCGCCCGTGacgcacccgagccgcccgccaacgccgccggcctccgcgcCAAGCCGCCCCGCGCCGGGCTGCAACCGCCCGCCCGGCGCCTTGCGCCGCAGCCTCGGGCTCGCCAGTGCCGTGCGAGCGCCCGCCTCGCTCTGGCGCCACCTGGAGCTCGAGCCGCCTGCTACCcccggggcaggagcgccccGCACGCCAGCCGCCGCTTGCCTggtggagaagaggaagggaggcaggggaagTACCCCAGGATAG